TGATTTCTGCCAGAATTACGGGATCTCCCAGGCGCCGCGCGAAAAAAAGCCGATCGTCGGCCAGGAAACATCGCCCGAAGAAGTGGTCGCGACCGCGGTGGCGCAAGGGTGCCAGAGCATTTCTTACACCTATACCGAGCCGACGATCTTTTTTGAGTTTGCCTACGACTGCGCCAGGCTGGCGAAGGCCAAGGGGATCCGCAATATTTTTGTCACCAACGGTTTTACTAATCCGGCCCCAATAGAGCTGATCGCCCCGTATCTTGACGCCGCCAATGTCGATCTCAAATCGTTCCGCGACGATTATTATAAAAAGATCTGCGGCGGACGATTAACGCCGGTTCTGGACACTTTAAGGCTCATGAAAAAGCTCCGGATCTGGGTTGAGATCACGACCTTGCTCATTCCCGGTTTGAACGATTCCGACCAGGAGCTAAAAGAGCTGGCCGCTTTCATTAAGAATGAACTAGGGGAGGAGACCCCCTGGCATCTTTCCGCTTTTTTCCCGACTTATAAGATGCTCGATAAGCCGC
This sequence is a window from Candidatus Margulisiibacteriota bacterium. Protein-coding genes within it:
- the amrS gene encoding AmmeMemoRadiSam system radical SAM enzyme, yielding MKEALFYKKLEAQKVQCELCPHNCLIVQGGRGVCGVRENRQGILYSLVYGKIISAQVDPIEKKPLFHFLPGSTSCSVATVGCNFRCDFCQNYGISQAPREKKPIVGQETSPEEVVATAVAQGCQSISYTYTEPTIFFEFAYDCARLAKAKGIRNIFVTNGFTNPAPIELIAPYLDAANVDLKSFRDDYYKKICGGRLTPVLDTLRLMKKLRIWVEITTLLIPGLNDSDQELKELAAFIKNELGEETPWHLSAFFPTYKMLDKPPTPEATLRRAREIGLAAGLKYVYTGNLPVQGAEDTYCPQCGQPLITRAGFLVLSNLIDGEGVCPKCARPIAGVWR